A stretch of the Rodentibacter haemolyticus genome encodes the following:
- a CDS encoding NAD(P)/FAD-dependent oxidoreductase: MKNVVIVGGGAGGIELATFLGDKLGRKKQAKVTLVDRNATHLWKPLLHEIATGVLDDGVDSLSYRAHGKNHHFSFEQGSIVRINREQKYVELAPVYGQEGDMLVVARRIPYDYLVMAIGSKSNDFNTKGVADNCIFLDSSDQALRFQHKMLELFLKFSENRVLDDIGEEEFKQKLVDENKVNVAIVGGGATGVELTAELYHAAEDLSSYGYGKIDTDCLQVTLVEAGPRLLPALPEDLSAAVLDELQEMGANVKLNTMITEAQPNMLITKEGEEIKADLIVWAAGVRTSKVTHNFDGLELNRINQLVVKDTLQTTVDDSIFAIGDCAALTQENGKLVPPRAQAAHQMAKACAKNIFAIFDNKPLKAFKYNDKGTLVSLSSFTALGSLTNKFGKNPLTVHGKFAQFAYVSLYRMHQHALHGCIKIGLIILVDKINRYLKPRLKLH, encoded by the coding sequence ATGAAAAACGTAGTCATCGTTGGCGGTGGTGCCGGCGGTATTGAACTGGCAACCTTTTTGGGGGATAAGCTGGGTCGTAAAAAGCAAGCTAAGGTTACTTTGGTTGATCGTAATGCAACCCACCTTTGGAAGCCCTTATTACACGAAATTGCCACCGGTGTGTTGGATGATGGCGTTGATTCGTTAAGCTATCGCGCTCATGGTAAAAACCACCATTTTAGTTTCGAACAAGGCTCGATTGTTCGTATTAATCGCGAGCAGAAATATGTAGAACTTGCACCGGTTTACGGTCAAGAGGGGGATATGCTCGTAGTTGCCCGCCGTATTCCCTACGATTATCTTGTGATGGCGATTGGAAGTAAATCTAACGATTTTAATACCAAAGGTGTCGCTGATAACTGTATTTTTCTTGATAGTTCCGACCAAGCATTGCGTTTCCAACATAAAATGTTGGAATTGTTCTTAAAATTCTCTGAAAACCGCGTATTAGACGATATTGGTGAAGAAGAATTTAAACAAAAATTGGTAGATGAAAATAAAGTAAATGTTGCCATTGTCGGTGGTGGGGCGACAGGTGTAGAACTGACGGCCGAGCTTTATCATGCCGCGGAAGATTTATCTTCTTACGGCTACGGTAAAATTGATACCGATTGTTTACAGGTTACGCTTGTAGAAGCCGGTCCTCGTTTATTACCGGCATTACCTGAAGATTTATCAGCTGCGGTGTTGGATGAACTTCAGGAAATGGGGGCAAATGTCAAATTGAATACCATGATTACCGAAGCACAACCGAATATGTTGATCACGAAAGAGGGGGAAGAAATTAAAGCGGATTTAATTGTTTGGGCGGCAGGAGTTCGCACCTCAAAGGTAACCCACAATTTTGATGGCTTAGAACTTAACCGAATCAATCAATTAGTGGTAAAAGATACTTTACAAACAACAGTAGATGACAGTATTTTCGCAATTGGCGATTGTGCGGCATTAACACAAGAAAATGGAAAACTAGTTCCGCCTCGCGCACAAGCAGCACACCAAATGGCAAAGGCTTGCGCGAAAAATATCTTTGCGATCTTTGATAACAAGCCGTTAAAAGCCTTTAAATATAACGATAAAGGGACATTGGTATCTCTCTCTAGTTTTACGGCATTAGGAAGTTTAACCAACAAATTTGGCAAAAACCCGCTAACCGTACATGGAAAATTCGCACAATTTGCTTATGTTTCCTTATATCGTATGCATCAGCATGCATTACACGGTTGTATTAAAATCGGCTTAATTATCTTGGTGGATAAAATTAACCGTTATTTAAAACCAAGGTTGAAACTACATTAA
- a CDS encoding HI_0552 family protein codes for MEPRLSDQSCELFNIPFFQFAQMKKFCPEEIPAIKARYKKEWDNWKAIIQAVSAQLGSPFAKPHIESWTNGWQVRAHFFAYFKYEFNQNSAAIFSVLLNRRRLSVSLDWHCYRADRSQISVQQYNQWLDNFDFIGFADFDLWRSDESEYDDFRQAKQFTQQDLLLRNDEDFWCIGKNVEKADLAKLETIAFITETVRALEPLYNHIHQT; via the coding sequence ATGGAACCTCGTTTATCTGATCAATCCTGCGAGCTTTTTAATATTCCTTTTTTCCAATTTGCTCAAATGAAAAAATTTTGTCCGGAAGAAATTCCGGCGATCAAAGCGCGTTATAAGAAGGAATGGGATAATTGGAAAGCAATAATTCAGGCCGTTTCGGCTCAACTTGGTTCACCTTTTGCGAAACCTCATATTGAAAGTTGGACGAATGGTTGGCAGGTTCGGGCACATTTCTTTGCATATTTTAAATATGAGTTTAATCAAAATTCAGCCGCTATTTTCTCCGTGCTGTTGAATCGCCGCCGTCTTTCAGTGAGCTTGGATTGGCATTGTTATCGCGCGGATCGCTCACAAATTAGCGTGCAACAATATAATCAATGGTTGGATAATTTTGACTTTATCGGTTTTGCCGATTTTGATTTGTGGCGCAGTGATGAAAGTGAGTATGATGATTTTCGACAAGCTAAACAATTTACCCAACAAGATCTTCTTTTACGTAACGATGAGGATTTTTGGTGCATAGGCAAAAATGTTGAAAAAGCCGATTTAGCAAAACTGGAAACGATTGCCTTTATTACAGAGACAGTCCGGGCTCTTGAGCCTCTCTATAATCATATCCATCAAACTTAA
- the rsmA gene encoding 16S rRNA (adenine(1518)-N(6)/adenine(1519)-N(6))-dimethyltransferase RsmA: MNSKKHLGHTARKRFGQNFLHDNNVIQNIVAAIYPQKDQFLVEIGPGLGALTEPVGELVDHLTVVELDRDLAERLRHHPFLHQKLNVIETDAMQFDFGSLYAEQIYTPKQKLRVFGNLPYNISTPLMFHLFNYHDVIQDMHFMLQKEVVKRLCAAPNSKAYGRLTIMAQYFCQVMPVLEVPPSAFKPAPKVDSAVVRLIPHKELPHPVKDLYWLNRVCSQAFNQRRKTLRNALSGLFSPENLTALGIDLNARAENLSIADYARLANWLADNPSVDINKNEIIDDEV, from the coding sequence ATGAACTCAAAAAAGCACTTGGGGCATACCGCCCGTAAACGTTTCGGACAAAACTTTTTGCACGACAATAACGTGATTCAAAATATCGTCGCCGCTATTTATCCACAAAAAGATCAATTTTTGGTTGAAATTGGTCCGGGGCTTGGTGCATTAACCGAACCGGTCGGTGAGCTGGTGGATCATCTGACAGTGGTTGAACTGGATCGCGATCTTGCCGAGCGTTTACGTCATCATCCTTTTTTACACCAAAAATTAAATGTCATTGAAACCGATGCAATGCAATTTGATTTCGGCTCGCTTTATGCGGAACAAATTTATACACCGAAACAAAAATTACGCGTATTTGGTAATCTTCCATACAATATTTCAACGCCCTTAATGTTCCACTTATTCAACTATCATGATGTTATCCAAGATATGCATTTTATGTTGCAAAAAGAGGTAGTGAAACGCTTATGTGCTGCGCCGAATAGCAAGGCTTATGGTCGTTTAACGATTATGGCGCAATATTTCTGCCAAGTGATGCCGGTGTTGGAAGTTCCGCCGAGCGCATTTAAACCTGCGCCGAAAGTCGATTCGGCAGTCGTACGCTTAATTCCGCATAAAGAGCTCCCTCATCCTGTAAAAGATTTATATTGGCTAAATCGCGTGTGTTCGCAGGCATTTAATCAACGCCGTAAAACATTGCGTAATGCCCTTTCCGGTTTATTTTCTCCGGAAAATTTGACCGCACTTGGTATTGATCTCAATGCGCGGGCTGAAAATCTCTCTATTGCGGATTATGCGCGTTTAGCGAATTGGTTGGCGGACAATCCCTCCGTTGATATCAATAAAAATGAAATCATAGATGACGAAGTCTAG
- the apaH gene encoding bis(5'-nucleosyl)-tetraphosphatase (symmetrical) ApaH gives MATYLIGDLQGCFDELQLLLDRVQFNPNKDKLYLVGDLVARGDKSLDCLRFVKSLGNAAQTVLGNHDLHLISTALGIKKVKPRDRVEAIFQAPDFEALIDWLRHQPLLVHHEEFNFVMTHAGISPDWDLPTAKACAKEVENILQNGDFYALISQMYENQPDRWSADLESINRWRYIINVFTRMRFCYFDHRLDFVCKLPPKEAPAELTPWFNLDNPLYRQVSIIFGHWASLVDEKTPPNIYALDTGCVWNNRMTMLRWEDKRIFTQSAVKNYSDF, from the coding sequence ATGGCAACTTATTTAATCGGTGATTTACAAGGTTGTTTTGATGAATTACAGCTTTTGTTGGATCGTGTTCAATTTAACCCGAACAAAGACAAACTTTACCTTGTCGGTGATCTCGTTGCCCGTGGTGATAAATCTTTAGACTGTTTACGTTTTGTAAAATCTCTCGGCAATGCGGCACAAACGGTACTGGGCAATCACGATCTGCATTTAATATCAACCGCACTTGGTATTAAAAAAGTTAAGCCCCGAGATCGCGTTGAAGCGATTTTTCAGGCTCCGGATTTTGAAGCGCTCATTGATTGGCTTCGTCATCAACCTTTACTTGTTCATCACGAAGAATTTAATTTTGTGATGACGCACGCGGGAATCTCGCCTGATTGGGATCTCCCCACAGCAAAGGCTTGTGCCAAAGAAGTGGAAAACATATTACAAAACGGTGATTTTTACGCTTTAATTTCTCAAATGTACGAAAATCAGCCTGACCGTTGGTCTGCTGATTTAGAGAGTATCAATCGTTGGCGATATATCATTAACGTATTTACCCGTATGCGTTTTTGCTATTTTGACCATCGTTTAGATTTTGTCTGTAAATTGCCCCCTAAAGAAGCCCCGGCAGAACTCACCCCTTGGTTTAATTTGGATAATCCGCTTTATCGGCAAGTGTCGATTATATTTGGACATTGGGCGAGTTTAGTTGATGAAAAAACACCACCGAATATTTACGCACTTGATACCGGTTGTGTATGGAATAATCGAATGACGATGTTACGTTGGGAAGACAAACGAATTTTTACACAAAGTGCGGTCAAAAATTACAGTGATTTTTAA
- the folD gene encoding bifunctional methylenetetrahydrofolate dehydrogenase/methenyltetrahydrofolate cyclohydrolase FolD codes for MTAQIISGTALSKQIKSEVSQKIVHYRNEGMRSPGLAVILVGTNPASQVYVGSKRRSCEEVGIISQSYDLPETTSEQELLALIEQLNADETIDGILVQLPLPKQINSEAIIERIDPKKDVDGFHPYNVGRLCQRIPTLRACTPYGVMKLLETTGIDLHGKHAVIVGASNIVGRPMSLELLLAGATVTVTHRFTKDLESYVRQADVLVVAVGKPNLVPGEWVKENAVVIDVGINRIDGKLVGDIGFEAAAQKAGYITPVPGGVGPMTVAMLMYNTLYAYEHNNKLK; via the coding sequence ATGACCGCACAAATTATTTCGGGTACTGCACTTTCTAAACAAATAAAATCCGAAGTTTCACAAAAAATCGTACATTATCGTAATGAAGGGATGCGCTCCCCCGGGCTTGCAGTTATCCTTGTCGGTACAAATCCTGCCTCCCAAGTCTATGTGGGAAGCAAACGCCGTAGTTGCGAAGAAGTCGGCATTATATCTCAATCTTATGACTTACCGGAAACAACAAGCGAGCAAGAATTACTTGCATTAATTGAGCAGTTAAACGCCGATGAAACCATTGATGGTATTTTGGTTCAGTTGCCGCTTCCAAAGCAAATTAATTCAGAAGCAATTATTGAGCGTATTGATCCGAAAAAAGATGTAGATGGTTTTCATCCTTATAACGTAGGTCGTTTATGCCAACGTATTCCAACACTACGAGCCTGTACTCCCTACGGTGTGATGAAATTACTGGAAACGACAGGAATCGATTTACATGGTAAACATGCCGTCATTGTCGGAGCATCAAATATTGTGGGTCGCCCAATGTCCTTAGAATTATTACTTGCAGGCGCAACGGTTACCGTCACTCATCGTTTTACAAAAGATCTTGAAAGCTACGTTCGACAGGCTGATGTGCTTGTGGTTGCAGTGGGTAAACCAAACCTTGTGCCGGGTGAATGGGTGAAAGAAAATGCGGTCGTCATTGATGTAGGCATCAATCGCATTGATGGGAAATTAGTCGGGGATATAGGCTTTGAAGCCGCTGCCCAAAAAGCCGGTTATATCACTCCGGTTCCCGGTGGCGTTGGTCCTATGACGGTGGCAATGTTAATGTACAATACGCTTTATGCCTATGAACATAATAATAAATTGAAATAA
- the infA gene encoding translation initiation factor IF-1 yields MAKEDSIEMQGTILETLPNTMFRVELENGHVVTAHISGKMRKNYIRILTGDKVTVEMTPYDLSKGRIVFRSR; encoded by the coding sequence ATGGCAAAAGAAGATAGCATTGAAATGCAAGGTACCATTTTGGAAACACTCCCAAACACAATGTTTCGTGTGGAATTGGAAAATGGTCACGTAGTAACGGCTCACATTTCGGGAAAAATGCGTAAAAACTATATTCGCATTTTAACCGGCGATAAAGTTACCGTAGAAATGACCCCTTATGACTTAAGCAAAGGACGCATTGTTTTTCGTAGCCGCTAG
- the rpsF gene encoding 30S ribosomal protein S6, whose translation MRHYEIVFMVHPDQSEQVSGMIERYTGSVKEAGGQVHRLEDWGRRQLAYPINKLHKAHYVLMNVEAPQQVIDELETTFRYNDAVLRSLVIHTKHAVTEASPMVKAKDDRKALAEVENNDFEDAEE comes from the coding sequence ATGCGTCACTACGAAATCGTGTTTATGGTTCACCCGGACCAAAGCGAGCAAGTATCAGGTATGATTGAACGTTACACAGGTTCTGTAAAAGAAGCCGGTGGTCAGGTTCATCGCCTAGAAGATTGGGGTCGTCGCCAATTAGCGTACCCAATTAACAAATTACACAAAGCACATTATGTGCTTATGAATGTAGAAGCGCCTCAACAAGTCATCGACGAGCTAGAAACGACTTTCCGTTATAACGATGCTGTATTACGCAGTCTTGTTATCCATACTAAGCACGCCGTAACAGAAGCGTCCCCAATGGTTAAAGCAAAAGATGATCGTAAAGCTTTAGCTGAAGTTGAAAACAACGATTTTG